A stretch of DNA from Endozoicomonas sp. 8E:
CTATAAGCCTTAGTATTCTGATCGGGAACAGTTGCCAGGCTTTGAGAATCTGATCTGCCAATTTTTGCTGGTGGTAAAGGTAACATAAAGATATCCCTCTCACGTTAATATTCATCCATGAAAACGACTAGTCATTACCTTCAGTTTGACCATGATATTTTTATAAAGTTCATTCTTCAGGCTGAATCTACCAATAGAAAAACAACAATAAGTTAGCAACAGAGTTTGCACTGCTCAGTGCTGTCAGAACAGATCAGACATTATCTAAAAAACACCTGATGTATTTATCAACTTTGGGGTTTCTGAGCCTTGCTGAATCGATAAAAACCTGGTCATTTTTAAGCCCGTAAGCCACATATTTGAAAGCTTCAGGATACTCTGCAATTAAGTCAAGCATATACTCGCGATCATTTAACAAAATTTCACTGGCATATCGCAAGTAAAAAACACCCTGTTTAATTACACTATTAATAATGCTTTTATCCCTTCGAATTCTTTCACTGGCATACTCCAGAGCGCCCGGACTCTGTTTGATAGCAGCCTTAAAAACGTCATCATCATCCTGAAGTTTCGAGCTGGCGTCAATCAGACAACAGCCTCTCTGAGTAACTGCGGCTATGGCAACCTGTTTATCATTCCTCAGTTCTTGACTCGCATATTTCAGGTTAAATGGATGCCCTGTAACAGCTTCTAATACAAGCTCTTTATCACTTCGAATCCGTTGGCTGACATATTCCAGTCCATCCTTCACCAGGGCTTTCTTCACCGTTCCTTTGATATCCGAAAGCGACTGAGACGGTGGAACATCAAATGCCAGCGTATAATCCCGTGATGGTTTGATAATAAAGTATTGATCTCTCAAATGAGGATAAAAGTACTCAATCAGTCGTATAGAGTAATGGCGATTTGACAATAAAAAATGATGTAAGAGCTCCCTGCGGATATCCTCACTAATCTCAACACTCATTAAAATTTCCCTCAGACTATCCTCCGGTTTTTTCCTGGAATATACTAACGCCTGACACTCCCCTAACTGCTCAGCATAATAAACAAACTGTTGAAGGTGGTTGCTTAGTAACTGGCAGCATTCAGGAGCAAGAAGGCATAAACGCAGATAATACATTGTAAAAAGACAATATTGAAAAGTGAATCTATCGGCTTCTGTCATAGCATCGGAATTAAGGCGTTGTGCAAGCAAGTTAAAATCCCAATGATTTTCTGCAAATGTCTTTCTGTCACTAAAGAAAAAATCAAGTTCAGACATATCACTTAACACAATTATCAGTTTTTCAAAGTCATCCTGCATGGCTTTGCGTGATTTTATGCCGGAGTATTCGACGATAATTTCACCCGCCACGGCGTTACAACCCAGCTTCACGCTATCAGCCTCTTTACCCAGCTTGATCGTTTTCAGTAGCTGCACTAAAAACCACATACGTTTTAACTTACCGTGTTCATCACTGCCATCAGGGCTCCGAAACTGGTCAGAAAATTTCAGCCGCAAGGTTCGTCCTTTACCTCCCTCTGCGTTTTCAAGCAGCTCGACAAGGCTCATATGACTGCCAAGCTTCAGGTTAACAATCAGGGCATCATCCATACTGACGACAGTCCCCAGGAGCCCTGATTCTTCAATGGATACTTTGTCGGACGGCCTCAATAACGGCGTCTTTGCGGCCGGTGTCGTGCAATCAACATAAGTGATGTCATTTCTCGTAGATACTTCACCCTGGCCCGAAGCCAGAGTGACCGGTGCCAATGCCTCCACAAAACGCTGATGCAAGGCAAAAATCAGCTCATGGACACTTCGCACCTGCTCAGCCTCACCAGGGTTGAGTGCCTGAAGACAGGATTGCAGCTGATGACAGTCTGCCACCCACTGACGAAAGGTTACCGGGGATAACTTCTCTTCTTCGGCAGCTTGCATGGGAAGAGTGATACGCTCTAACCCGGATTGAATGGTCTGTTTCAGCATCTCGAACCGGTTGCTCAGCAGCGGTAATTCATGCCGCAATGACTCGACTCTGTCTGAACTTCTCTTAACAGCCAGTTGCAGGAATGCCCCGTACCCATCCAGCAGCGCTTCAGCCCCATGAACCAGACGACTTACGCTGTCACAGGTTTCTGCCAGTCGCTTTGATCGTTGTGGCGACATGCTCAGTTTTACCGGGTTTGCCAGACAATCCAGTCCGCCGCCGGAGGCAAAAAATGCCAACAGGCGGGCATTTTGATCCGTGAGCCATTGAAAACCTCTGGCGACCTGACGGCATGCGTCTTTAGGGAGGGACAAATCATCCCGTGAAGGGATGGCTTTTGCCGGTGGCACATCAGAACCAGCAGAGGATAGACTTCCATGACTCACCAGTTTCCCGGTCATGTCACCGGCAACAATAAAGGCACCGGGCTTACCGTTAAAGCGGGCACAGGCCAGCGTCGCCTGTTGGCCAACCTGAGCGGCCACGGCCTCAAACTGGTCACCAGCCAGCATCAGGGTTTTTCGTTGCTGCTTCATCAGGATCGCAACATGATCATTGAATCCTCCTGTGGCAGTAACAAAGCCTCCTGCCCGCTTCAGGAACCCGGGCTCAAGCATCCAGTCTTGAGCATGTCGGGCCACAACAATGACGCCCTCTGGCATGGAGCCTGCCGCTGATTCTTCAGCCAGCCAGAGTGGTCCGGTGCAATAGCCTTCGCTGACACCCTCGCCGATGGCCAGGGTCTTTTCGGGTATGGGCATGGCGAAATCCAGGCCACCGGAGAGTCGGGTGACAGGACGCACCTGCAACAGGAACAGGCGACCCTGATTGTTTATGGCAAACTCCACATCCACCGGGCAGAGCAACAGTTTTTCCAACTTAGTCACCATCTGCCTGAGGTCTGCAATCATGTCATCAGTGAGTTTTTGTTCAACGTCGTTTGATTGGGCATCGGCATCATCAATCCTTGTTTCCGAATAGCCGTTATTGTTTTTGCGCAGGATGTAATGACTCGAGATCGTCCCGGGAAAATATTGATAGCTGTCGGCTCCTTCCTTACGAAAAATATCAATACGGTGGGGCCTGTTACCGGACTGCCCGGCCACTACCCCTCTGGGTTGACCGCGTGTGTACTCAACCCTGACGGTATCATCATCAAAGGACTGAAAGCTCATGGCGACTCCGCCTTGCAGGCAGTCAATACACTCCTGGATAATCAGCGCCATGGGTTGCGGGATGCCTTCGGGACAGACTTCAGGCCGGTAAGCTGAGGCCATAACCTTAAGGCAGGTTCGCAAAATATCCTCATCTCCCTGAACTTCCGAGAGGTATTTGCCCGCCTGGGCATCGCCGTAGTTATCTTCATTGATGCCGGAACTGCGGACAATAAGCGGCCCTGATGTTGATAGTCCGTGATCCCTGATGTATCGGGCCGCTTTGGAATCTTTAACCTGCTCATAAAAGTCATCACTGGCAATAAAGTTCGCCAGACCCGCGAGCCAGTCATCTCTTCTGGCTTGCTCTGAAGGCAGCAAAGCATTGAGGCGTTCCCTGATGTTCGCCAGACTGATCTCCGCTTCCGGTTCATTGCCGATCCCGGGGAAACAGGGTTCCAGACGCTGGCTATCCAGAGGGTGTTGTTCCAGCGCGTTGGTGACCTGAGTTGTCACACACTGAAACGGTGGCACAGACAAACCGGCTGCTTTCATGCGCTGTAAAAACATTCCCTTGCCGCCAAGTAATTCCCGGTTGGCAGGAGAGAAATGAGCAGCCTGATCTGCGACAGGTGAGCGGCATTTACGCTTGGCTAGTGACCTTGTGTCGTGAACGCCAGTGGGTTCAGGATCACCAGGATACTTTTTGGCTGAACGATCAGCCTCAGTCTTATGATTGGGGACAATTGACAGACTTTGAAAATCTGATCTGCCAATTGTTGCAGGTGGTAAAGGTAACATAAAGGTATCTCTCTCACGTTAATATTCATCCATGAATCAACGACTGGTCATTACCTTTACATTTGACAATAATGTTTTTATAAAGTTCCTCCGTCAGCTTCCCACTATGAGTTCGCCAGGGCCAACTCCCGTTACCCGCGTTCAGTGACACTCCCGGCTCGAACAAAACGACACGATACATGGTAGAAAAATAACAACAACAGGGTTGGCACTGATCAACGTTGTCTGAATCGATCAGACCCTTTTTGCAGATTATCTGAGGAATTTATAAACCTGAGGGTTTCTTTGTTTTGCTGCATTGATAAAATCCGTATTATCTTTAAGCTCGGAAGCAGCATATTGGAATGCTTCAGGATACTTTGCAATTAAGTCAAGCATATACTCGCGATCATTTAACAAAGTTTCACTGGCATCTTGCAAGTAAAAAACGCCATGTTTAATCACACTATTAATAATGCTTTTATCCCTTCGGATTCTTTCACTGGCAAACTCCAGAGCGCCTGGATTCTGTTTGATAGCGGCTTTGATAACGTCATCATCATCCTGAAGTATCGAGTTGACGTCAAAAAGAAGACAGCCTCTCCGGGTGACTGCGGCTATGGCAACCTGTTTATCACCCCTCAGCTCCTGACTTGCATATTTCACGTCAAATGGATGCCCTGCCAGGGCTTCTAATACAAGCTCTTTATCACTTCGAATCCCTTGGCTGACATATTCCAGCCCACCCTTCACCAAGGCTTCCTTCAACGTTCCTTTGATATCCGACAGCGACTGAGACGGTGGAACATCAAAGGTCAGCGTGTAATCGCGTGATGGTTTGATAATAAAGTATTGACCTCTCAAATGAGGATAAAAGTACTCAACCAGTCCTATAGAGTAATGGCGTTCTGATAATAAAAAATGATGCAAGAGCTCCCTGCGGATATCCTCACTAATCTCAACACTCATTAAAATTTCCCTCAGACTGTCCTCCGGTTTTTTCTCGGAATATACCAACGCGCAACACTTCCCCAACTGCTCAGCATAATAAACAAACTGTTGAAGGTGGTTGCTTAACAACTGGCAACATTCGGAATTCATACGGCAGAAATCCCTCAGATAATACATTGTAAAAAGACAATATTGAAAAGTGAATCTGTCGGCTTCTGTCATAACATCGGGATTAAGGCGTTGCGCTAGCAAGCTAAAGTCCCAATGATCTTCTGCAAATGTTTGTCTATCCCTGAAGAAAAAATCAAGCTCAGCCATACCATTTAACACAATCATCAGTTTTTCAAAGGCATCCTGCATGGCTTTACGTGATTTCATGCCGGAATATTCGACGATAATTTCACCCGCCACGGCGTTACAACCCAGCTTCATGCTATCAGCCTCTTCACCCAGGTTGATCACTTTCAGTAGCTGCACTAAAAACCACATACGCTTTAACTTACCTTGCTCACCGCTACCATCAGGGCTCCGAAACAGGTCAGAAAATTTCAGCCGCAAGGTTCGTCCCTTACCCCCCTCTGTGTGTTCAAGCAGTTCGACAAGGCTCATATGACTTCCAAGCTTCAGGTTAACAATCAAGGCATCATCCATACTGACGACAGTTCCTGAAAGCTCTAAACCTTCTATGTATTCTTTGCCGGACGGCCTCAATAACGGTGCCTCTGCACCCGGTGTCGTGCAATCGACAAAGATGATGTCATCTACCGTAGATACCTCACCCTGACCCGAAGCCAGAGTGACCGGTGCCAATGCCTCCACAAAGCGCTGATGCAAGGCAAAAATCAGCTCATGGACACTTCGCACCTGCTCAGCCTCACCAGGGTTGAGTGCTTGAAGACAGGATTGCAGCTGATGACAGTCTGCCACCCACTGAGGAAAGGTTACCGGGGATAACTTCTCTTCTTCGGCAGCTTGCATGGGAAGAGCGATACGCTCTAACCCGGATTGAATGGTCTGTTTCAGCATCCCGAACCGGTCGATCAGTTGCGGTAATTCATGCCGCAATGACTCGACTTTGTCTGAACTTCTCTTAACAGCCAGTTGCAGGAATGCCCCGTACCCATCCAGCAGTGCTTGAGCCCCATAAACCAGACGACTCACGCTGTCACAGGTCTCTGCCAGCCGCTTTGATCGTTGTGGTGACATGCTCATTTTTACCGAGTTTGCCAGACAATCCAGCCCACCGCCGGAGGCAAAAAATGCCAACAGCCGGGCATTTTGATCGCTGAGCCATTGAAAACCGCTGGTGACCTGACGTGATGCATCTTCAGAGAGAGACAAATCATCCCATGACGGGACGGCTTTTCTTGAAGGCACATCAGAAACAGCAGAGGATAGACTTCCATGACTCACCAGTTTCCCGGTCATGTCACCGGCAACAATGAAGGCACCGGGCTTACCATTGAAGCGGGCACAGGACAGCGTCGCCTGTTGGCCAACCTGAGCGACCACTGTCGTAAACTGGTCACCGACCAGCATCAGGGTTTTTCGTTGCTGCTTCATCAGGATCGCTACATGATCATTGAATCCTCCTGTGGCAGTAACAAAGCCTCCTGCCCGCTTCAGGAACCCGGGCTCAAGCATCCAGTCTTTGGCGTGTCGGGACACGACAATGGCTCCCTCTGGCATGGAGTCTGCCGCTGATTCTTCAGCCAGCCAGAGTGGTCCGGTGCAATAGCCTTCGCTGACACCCTCGCCGATGGCCAAAGTCTCTTCGGGTATGGACATGGCGAAATCCAGGCCGCCAGAGAGTCGGGTGACAGGACGCACCTGCAACAGAAACAGGCGACCCTGATTGTCTATGGCAAACTCCACATCCACTGGGCACAGCAAAAGTTTTTCCAGCTCTGTCACCATCTGCCTGAGGTCTGCAACCATGTCATCAGTGAGTTGTTGCTCAACGTCGTTCGATTGGGCATCGGCATCATCCATTCTTGTTTCCGAATAGCCGTTATTGTTTTTGCGCAGGATATAACGACTCGAGATCGTCCCGGGAAAGAATCGAAAGCTGTTAGTTTCTTCTTCACTATCCCCGCGATAAATATCGATGCGGTGGGGCCTGTTACCGGACTGCCCTGCCACTACGCCTCTGGGCTGACCCATTGTGTACTCAACCCTTACGGTACCATCCTCAAAGGATTGAAAGCTCATGGCGACCCCGCCGTATTGGCAGTCAATGCATTGTTGGATGACCAGTGCCATCGGGGATGATATGCCTTCGGAACAGACTTCAGGTCGGTAAGCTGAAGCCATAACCCTGAGGCAGGTACGCAAAACATCCTCATCTCCCTGAACTTCCGAGAGGTATTTGCCCGCCTGGGCGTCGCCGTAGTTATCTTCATTAATACCGGAACTGCGGACAATAACGGGCTGTGATTTGGAGGATCGGTCCAACTGTCGGCGCAGCCCCTTGATGTGTTGGGCCGCTTCAGAATCTTTAACCTGCTGGTAATAGTCATCACTGACAATAAATTGCACCAGACCCGCCAGCCAGTCATCCCTTTTGGTTTGCTCTGAGGGCAACAGGGTATTGAGGTATTCCCGGATGATCTTCAAGCTGGTCTCCGTCGCCGGTTCATAAACAAAGCCGGGGAAATAGCGCTCTAAAAGATGGCTATCGAGAGGGTGTTGTTCAAGCGCATTCATGACTTGGGCGGTGACACATTCGAAGAGCGGAACAGACAGACCGGCTTCTTTCATGCGCAACAAAAACATCCCCTTGCCCCCGAGTTGTTCCCGTTTGGAGGGAGAATAGCCAGCAGCCTGATCTGAAGCAGGAGAACGGCAGGTGCGCCTGGCAAGCGACCTTGGATCGCGAACGCCACTGGGATCAAGATCACTGAAATATCTTTCCAGTGATCTGTTGACCTCAGTATTCTGATTGGGAACGGTTGCCACGCTTTGAGAATTTGAAATGCCAAAATTAGTTGCAGGTAACATCAAGATATCCCTTTCATGTTATGTATTCATTTCGCACCCTTTGACTGGCACCCGGATCGAAGGCGCCAGACTCATCGTTAAAACAGGGGCCGACCAGCGTCATCGGCCAGCATCAAAATTTTTCCTTTCTCTTTCATAAGGATCGCTACAGTGTCAGTGATGAGATCTGCTTTGGCCAAGCCCCCTGCCCGTTCCAGGAACTCAGGCTCAAACATCCATTCTTCAATGTATGGGGCCGAGACAATGGGACCATCTGGCATAGATTCTGCCTCCCATTCTTTGGCCAACCAGATTGGTCTGGTGCACAAGCCTTCGCTGCCCTCCTCGCCGATGGCCAGGGTCGCTTCGGAATGTTTAACCTGTACGTAATGGTCATCACTGGCAACAGGTGGTGTCAGCCCCTGGATATTGAGCTTGGCCTGGATATTGCGCTTGGATAGTGGTGTTGCTTCGGGAACACCAGTGGCTTTAAGATCGCCGAAATGCCTTTTCTGTGAACTATCAGCCCCGGTATTCTGATCGGGGACAGTAGCCAGACTTTCAGAATCTGATCTGACAATGTTTGCAGGTGGTAAAGTGAACATAAAGACATCCCTCTCACGTTAATATTCATCCATGACTCAATGGCGAGCCTTTATTTCCATCGAACTTTCTAACTCCCTACTGCGCTGAAGATTTGAGCCTTAATCCTGCGTTGGCGATCATCGCCTTGCCTTAAGGCTCAAATCTCCATGCTCATCACGGGCGTCAGAAAGCACGATTGGCATTACTTTGACAATCATGTTTTTATAAAGTTCCCCCGACAGCTTCAGGGACGCACCAGGAAAAACGATAATGGGCTGAAGGTCAGCGTTGTCAGAATAGATCAGACCTTATTCGCAAATTCACCGATCAAATAAAAACCAGTATTCTTTTCGCACCCTTTGACTGGCGTGTTCAATCTCATGCTTCAGCAAGGCTTTTTCGACTTTTCCTCTATGATGCCGCCAAAGCGGCTGATCCGGTGAAACAGCAAACCTCAGCTCGTAACCTTGTGATGGTTCGACAACAAAGTATTTATCTCTCAAATGGGGATACACATCCTCAGTCAATTGACTGGCGATGTGGGGCTTAAACAATAAAAGATGATGAAAGAGTTTCCTGCGCGTGTCATCAGCAATCTTATCATTCATTAAAATTTCCCGAAGATGGCGCACTGGTTTACTCTTGTGCTCTGCCAACCGGCGAGCTTGATCAATAAACTGTTGGTATGGGTTGGTTAATAATCGGTAGCAATCTTCAGTGATGTAATTTCGTTTACCATGAACCAGTACGAAGAGGCATTGTTGAAAGGCGAATCTATCAGCTTCTGTCGTAACATCGCCATTAAGGCGTTGTTCAAGCAAGTTAAAGTTCCACTGATCTCCTTCAAAAATGACTTTTCCATTTAAATATAAATCCAGATTACCAATTACCTTTAATACCGTTATCAGTTCTACAATGATATCCTGCATGGTTTTAACCAGTGGCATTCGGGCGCATTCGACAATAATTTCTCCCACTACGGCGTTGCAGCTCAGCTTCATACCATCAGCATTTTTATCCAGTTCAATCGCTTTCAGTAACCGCGCCAGAAACCACATACGTTTTAACTTCCCAGGTGTATCACTGCCATCAGGGTTATAAAATTTGTCAGAAAATTTTAGCCGCAAGGTTCGACCTTTTCCCCCCTCTGCATGCTCGAGCAGCTCGATAACAGTCTTATGATCACCAAGCTTCAGGGTAACAATAAAGGCATCATCCATACTGACGACAGTCGCTTTACAATGTAACTTATTGATGGATGCAACGGTCGGGCTCAATAGCGGAGCCTCTTCACCCCGGGTCGTGCAATCAGCATAGGTGATGTCATTTATTGTGGATAGCCTGCCCTGACCCGAGTCCAGAGTAACCTGTCCCAACGCCATTACGAAGCGCTGATGCACGGCAAAAATCAGCTCATGGACACTTCGCACCTGCTCAGCGCTTTTAGGGTTGAGTGCCTGAAGACAGGATTGTAGCTGATGACAGTCTGCCAGCCACTGATGAAATATTCCCGGGGATAGCTGCCCTTTGTCGGAGGCTTGCATCGGAAGAATGATACGCTTCAACCCGGATTGAATGGTCTTTTTCAGCTTCTCGAACCGGTTGATCAGATGCGGTAATTCATGCCGCAATGACTCGACCCTGTCTGAACTTTTCTTAACAGCCAGTTGCAGGAATGCCCCGTACCCATCCAGCAGCGCTTGAGCCCCATAAACCAGACGACTTACGCTGTCACAAGTCTCTGCCAGTCGCTTTGATCGTTGTGGCGATATGCTCAGTTTTACCGGGTTTGCCAGACAATCCAGTCCACCGTCGGAGGCAAAAAATGCCAACAGGCGGGCATTTTGATCCGTGAGCCATTGAAAACCGCTGGCGACCTGACGTAATGCGTCTTCAGAGAAGGACAAATCATCCCATGACGGGACGGCGTTTGCTGAAGGCAAATCAGCAACAGCCGAGGATAGACTTCCATGACTCACCAATTTCCCGGTCATGTCACCGGCAACAATAAAGGCACCGGGCTTACCGTTAAAGCGGGCACAGGCCAGCGTCGCCTGTTGGCCAACCTGAGCGGTCACGGCCTCAAACTGGTCACCGGCCAGCATCAGGGTTTTGCGTTGCTGTTTCATCAGGATCGCTACATGATCATTGAATCCTCCTGTGGCAGTAACAAAGCCTCCTGCCCGCTTCAGAAACCCGGGCTCAAGCATCCAGTCTTGAGCGTGTCGGGCCACGACAATGGCTCCCTCTGGCATGGAGCCTGCCGCTGATTCTTCAGCCAGCCAGAGTGGTCCGGTGCAATAGCCTTCGCTAACACCCTCGCCGATGGCCAGGGTCTCTTCGGGTATGGGCATGGCGAAATCCAGGCCCCCGGAGAGTCGGGTGACAGGACGCACCTGCAACAGGAACAGGCGACCCTGATGATCGATGGCAAACTCCACATCCACGGGGCAGAGCAACAGCTTTTCCAGCTTTGTCACCATCGCCCTGAGGTCTGCAATCATGCCATCAGTGAGTTTTTGTTCAACGTCGTTTGATTGGGCATCGGCATCATCAATCCTTGTCTCTGAATAGCCGTTATTGTTTTTGCGCAGGATGTAATGACTCGATATCGTCCCGGGAAAGTATTGATAGCTGTCGGCTCCTTCCTTACGAAAAATATCAATACGGTGGGGTATGTTACCGGACTGCCCGGCCACTACCCCTCTGGGCTGACCGCGTGTGTACTCAACCCTGACGGTATCATCATCAAAGGATTGAAAACTCATGGCGACTCCACCGTGCAGGCAGTGAATACACTCCTGGATAATCAGCGCCATAGGTTGTGGTACGCCTTCGGAACAGACTTCAGGCCGGTAAGCTGAGGCCATAACCTTAAGGCAGGTTCGCAAAATATCCTCATCTCCCTGAACTACCGAAAGGTATTTGCCCGCCTGGGCATCGCCGTAGTTATCTTCATTAATGCCGGAACTGCGGACAATAAGCGGCCCTGATGTTGATAGTCCGTGATCCCTGATGTGTCGGGCCGCTTCTGAATCGTTAACCTGCTCATAAAAGTCATCACTGGCAATAAAGTTCGCAAGACCCGCCAGCCAGCTATCTCTTCTGGTTTGCTCTGAAGGCAGCAAAGTATTGAGGCGTTCCCTGATGTTTGCCAGACTGATCTCCGCTTCCGGTTCATCGCCGATCCCGGGGAAACAGGATTCCAGACGTTGGCTATCCAGAGGGTGTTGTTCCAGCGCATTGGTGACCTGAGTTGTCACACACTGAAACGGTGGCACAGACAAACCGGCTGCTTTCATGCGCTGCAAAAACATTCCCTTGCCGCCAAGTTGTGCCCGGTTGGCAGGAGAACAATGAGCAGCCTGATCTGCAATAGATAAGCGGCACATGCGCTTGGCTAGTGGCGCTGCGTCGGGAACGCCAATGGGTTCAGGGTCACCAAGACATCTTTTGGCTGAACGATCAACCCCAGTCTTCTGATCGGGGAGAGGTGCCAGGCTTTGAGAATCTGATCTGCCAATTTTTGCTGGTGGTAAAGGTAACATAAAGATATCCTTCTCACGTTAATATTCATCCATGAAAACGACTAGTCATTACCTTCAGTTTGACCATGATATTTTTATAAAGTTCCCCCGTCAGCTTCAGGCACACAGTAGAAAAATAACAACAACGGGGTTGACACTGGTCAACGTTGCCTGAATCGATCAGAGCTTATGCGCAGATTATCTGAGGTATTTACTAACTTCGGGGTTTCTTTGTTTTGCTGCATTGATAAAATCCGTATTATCTTTAAGCTCGGAAGCAGCATAACTGTAAGCTTGAGGATTTGTTTCAATTAAGTCGAGCATACACTCGCGATCCTTCAAAAACTTTGCACTGGCCGCTGGTAAGTAAAAAATGCTTTCAGCAATAGCCATTCGAATAATGTTTATATCACTTCGGAGTCTTTCACTTGCATCTCCCAGAACTATGGGAGCCTTTGTGACAGCGGCCATGACGACATCGCGATCATTTCTCAGCCCCTCACTCAAATCTTGCAGTTCAGTGGGATATTCTGAAATGACGGATAATACAAAGTCTCTATCATCCCGAACCCTTTGGCTGGCATATTTCAGTCCATGCTCGCGCAGTGCACTCGTGATCTTTTCTTTACAATCCTCAAGCGGCTGGCCCGGTGGTACATAAAACTCTAATCTGTAATTGCAAGATGGATTGATAACAAAAAATTGATATCCCATATCATACACTTGCTCAATCAATCTAATAGCGCTTACGGGATTAAGTAATAAAAAATGGTGTAAAAGTTCCCTGCGGATGTCCTCACTCATCTCATCACTCATTAAAATTTCCCGCGCACTTTCTTCCGGTTTTTCCCGACAACCCAATGACTGATGATGGATACATAACCGATGAGCATAATGAATAAAATGTTGATGATGTTTGCTCAATAACCGACGGCAAGGGGCAATACGGAGCCACTCATTTTCATTCAGATGAGACATTAAGAAAAGACAACGTTGAAAGGCGAACCTGTCCGCCTCTGTCGCAATACCACGATCAAGGCGATGTGCAAGCAAGTCAGAGTCCCACTGATCTCCTTCAAAAATCGGCATGTACATCAACTTAACACCCACACTTAGCAAAGCTTTTAACACAATGATGAGTTTTTCAAAGGCATCCTGCATGGATTCAGGTAATATCATTCCGGGGCATTCGACGATCATTTCACCCGTTACGTCGTTATAGCTCAGCTTCATGCTATGAGCATTTTCATCCAGTTCGATCTCCTTCAATAATTGCCCCAGAAACCACATAAGCTTCAGCTTGTGAGGTTTATCGTCTTCATGAAAACAAACAAATTCATCAGAAAACGTCAGTCGCAAGGTTCGTCCTTTGCCCCCCTCTGCGCGTTCAAGCAGCTCGATAAGGCTCACATAAAAGTCAATCTTCAGGTTAACAATCACGGCTTCATCCATACTGATAACAGTCCCTGAGCCCCCTGATGCTAAGATTGATTTTATGCAGGACCGTCTCAGTATTGGCGCTTTCTCATCCAGCCTGTCCGGAGTCGTGCAATCAATATAGGTAACGTGATCTTTCCTGAAAAGCCTGCCCTGGCCGGAAGCCTCAGTGACCGGTGCCAATGCCTTTACAAAACGCTGATGCAGAGCAAAAATCAGCTCATGAACACTTCCCACCTGCTCGGCATCATCAGGATTGAGTGCCTGAAGACAGGATTGTAGCTGGCGACAGTCTGCCTCCCACTGATGAAATAT
This window harbors:
- a CDS encoding DUF4116 domain-containing protein, translating into MLPLPPEKIGRSDSQSLATLPDQKAGADRSNKRYFGDPEPIGVPDTTPLSKRVCRLSLEDQAAHCSPANRLSGAMDSDTRDFAMDADDGLQVTLASDAPLAKTVPSRDDLSLPEGRFLEVASGFRWLTDQNARLSAFFASGGGLHGLTNPLKLSMSPQRSELLTETRDSVNRLVHGAQALLDGYQAFLQLAGDSSRKVNSLRHEVPQLINRFNRLKQTIRSGLESITLPMQAAEKGQLSPGIFHQWEADCRQLQSCLQALNPDDAEQVGSVHELIFALHQRFVKALAPVTEASGQGRLFRKDHVTYIDCTTPDRLDEKAPILRRSCIKSILASGGSGTVISMDEAVIVNLKIDFYVSLIELLERAEGGKGRTLRLTFSDEFVCFHEDDKPHKLKLMWFLGQLLKEIELDENAHSMKLSYNDVTGEMIVECPGMILPESMQDAFEKLIIVLKALLSVGVKLMYMPIFEGDQWDSDLLAHRLDRGIATEADRFAFQRCLFLMSHLNENEWLRIAPCRRLLSKHHQHFIHYAHRLCIHHQSLGCREKPEESAREILMSDEMSEDIRRELLHHFLLLNPVSAIRLIEQVYDMGYQFFVINPSCNYRLEFYVPPGQPLEDCKEKITSALREHGLKYASQRVRDDRDFVLSVISEYPTELQDLSEGLRNDRDVVMAAVTKAPIVLGDASERLRSDINIIRMAIAESIFYLPAASAKFLKDRECMLDLIETNPQAYSYAASELKDNTDFINAAKQRNPEVSKYLR